From a single Pirellulaceae bacterium genomic region:
- a CDS encoding ATP-binding protein, with protein MDYELPASFYVGKKFELNGRKLLDDKVLYDAKDLTTHAMCVGMTGSGKTGLCLALLEEAAIDGIPAICIDPKGDLGNLMLAFPELQAKDFEKWIDPDEASRAGQTTADYAAQIADRWRTGLAQWDQPPERINRYRQSVDIAIYTPGSNAGIPLTVLKSFNAPPQPVLDDSEVFRERVAGAASGLLTLMGNNEDPLTSRQHILLSSLFDHAWRQGQNLDLPTLIRSIQSPPMDKVGVFDMETFFPASERMKMAMGLNNLLASPAFAGWLEGQPLDIKSLLYTSQGKPRLSIISIAHLNDSERMFFVTILLNELLSWVRTQPGTSSLRALFYMDEIYGYFPPSAKPPSKPPMLVLLKQARAFGLGIVLATQNPVDLDYKGLANIGTWFLGRLQTQRDKDRIIDGLEGAAAQTGARFDKTAMSEMLAALGSRVFLMNNVHDDGPTVFQSRWVMSYLRGPLSRQQIQQLMDPLRSQLLPDQRPALASKSTSETPTTAPLPAASGSAAITLKSERPLVPHAITERFWVSSRDPDASARRIYRPAVLATAACRYVHAASKLDQYHTRSLLYCYEGQLPEQIWRAAIELPPDSLELAKSPEYDYQYEDIPGTMLNEKSYRQWDKELADELYRQRPIQLFECKQLGRISRPGQDEVDARLSWAQEIRELRDQEKSKLQQKYARQYESLEAKIRAAEQRLEKEKAKYDKEKWNTVLNVGTTVLGRLLGNKVTATRTRMAGRDAARAFEKRSNVGLANETVESLMGQRLELESQCQQELDELSSKYAPQSLTLQPIEVRCRKTDIKVDLLCLVWIPWQINNRGIAVPLVDLGIQ; from the coding sequence ATGGATTACGAACTGCCAGCCAGCTTCTATGTGGGTAAGAAGTTTGAGCTCAATGGCCGCAAACTGCTGGACGACAAAGTCTTATACGATGCCAAAGACCTGACCACGCATGCTATGTGCGTCGGGATGACCGGCAGCGGCAAGACAGGCCTCTGTTTGGCGCTGCTGGAGGAAGCGGCCATTGATGGGATTCCGGCGATTTGTATTGACCCCAAAGGCGACTTAGGAAACCTGATGCTGGCCTTCCCTGAATTGCAGGCGAAGGACTTTGAGAAGTGGATTGACCCGGATGAAGCCTCGCGGGCCGGGCAAACAACCGCCGACTATGCGGCTCAAATCGCTGATCGTTGGCGAACCGGACTTGCCCAATGGGATCAGCCGCCAGAGCGCATCAATCGTTATCGTCAGTCGGTGGACATCGCCATCTACACGCCTGGTAGCAACGCCGGCATTCCGCTAACGGTACTCAAAAGCTTCAACGCACCGCCACAGCCAGTGTTGGACGACAGCGAAGTCTTTCGCGAACGCGTGGCAGGTGCAGCGTCGGGGTTGTTAACTCTGATGGGTAACAACGAAGACCCGTTAACCAGTCGCCAGCATATCTTGTTATCTAGTCTGTTCGATCACGCCTGGCGTCAAGGTCAGAATCTGGACTTGCCCACGCTGATTCGCAGTATCCAAAGCCCGCCGATGGATAAGGTAGGTGTATTTGATATGGAAACCTTCTTCCCGGCCAGCGAGCGGATGAAGATGGCCATGGGGCTGAACAACCTTCTGGCCAGTCCGGCATTTGCCGGTTGGCTGGAAGGGCAACCGCTGGATATCAAGAGCCTGCTGTACACCAGTCAGGGCAAGCCCCGATTGTCAATCATATCAATCGCCCATTTGAATGACTCGGAGCGGATGTTTTTCGTCACTATCTTGCTCAATGAACTACTCAGTTGGGTGCGAACCCAGCCTGGTACCAGCAGCTTGCGTGCCCTGTTTTATATGGATGAAATTTACGGCTACTTTCCACCATCGGCCAAGCCACCCAGCAAGCCACCGATGCTGGTGTTACTCAAGCAGGCGCGCGCCTTTGGCTTGGGCATTGTGCTGGCTACGCAGAATCCGGTTGATTTGGATTACAAAGGCTTGGCCAACATTGGGACATGGTTCTTGGGTCGGCTGCAAACGCAGCGAGACAAAGATCGCATCATCGATGGTCTGGAGGGCGCAGCCGCACAAACAGGAGCCAGGTTCGACAAGACGGCAATGAGTGAGATGTTGGCTGCCTTAGGCAGCCGAGTGTTCTTAATGAACAATGTGCACGACGACGGACCCACGGTCTTTCAGTCACGTTGGGTCATGAGCTACCTGCGAGGCCCGTTGTCGCGCCAACAAATACAGCAATTGATGGACCCTCTTCGCAGTCAATTGCTACCTGATCAACGACCAGCGCTGGCGTCAAAATCGACAAGCGAGACTCCGACTACCGCACCACTGCCAGCGGCCAGCGGAAGCGCCGCCATAACCTTGAAATCAGAGCGCCCACTGGTACCTCATGCAATTACCGAAAGGTTTTGGGTCAGTAGCCGTGATCCGGATGCGTCGGCGCGCAGAATCTATCGCCCTGCCGTGCTGGCCACGGCGGCTTGTCGCTATGTCCATGCCGCCTCCAAGTTAGATCAATATCACACACGATCATTGTTGTATTGTTACGAGGGTCAATTGCCTGAGCAAATTTGGCGGGCTGCCATTGAATTGCCCCCCGATTCACTGGAGCTGGCCAAGTCGCCTGAATATGATTACCAGTACGAAGACATCCCCGGAACAATGCTCAATGAAAAATCGTATCGTCAGTGGGATAAAGAGCTGGCCGACGAACTCTATCGCCAGCGCCCCATACAACTCTTTGAATGCAAACAACTCGGTCGCATCAGTCGTCCGGGGCAAGATGAAGTGGACGCACGTCTGAGCTGGGCTCAGGAAATCCGCGAGCTGCGCGATCAAGAGAAATCCAAACTGCAACAAAAATATGCGCGACAATATGAATCTTTGGAAGCCAAGATTCGCGCCGCCGAGCAACGTCTGGAAAAGGAAAAGGCCAAGTATGACAAAGAAAAATGGAATACGGTATTGAACGTCGGAACCACCGTATTGGGTCGCTTGCTAGGCAACAAAGTAACCGCCACACGTACGAGGATGGCTGGCCGCGATGCCGCCAGGGCATTCGAAAAGCGATCCAACGTGGGATTGGCCAATGAAACGGTTGAGTCGCTGATGGGGCAGCGGCTAGAACTGGAAAGTCAGTGTCAACAAGAACTCGACGAGCTCAGCAGCAAGTATGCGCCACAAAGTCTGACCTTGCAGCCCATCGAAGTCCGGTGCCGCAAAACCGACATCAAAGTCGATCTACTGTGTCTGGTCTGGATCCCCTGGCAGATCAACAACCGAGGTATCGCAGTTCCGCTAGTCGATCTAGGCATCCAGTAG